From Spirochaetota bacterium, one genomic window encodes:
- the mgtE gene encoding magnesium transporter, translating to MSDKKHIIYDETYNVIDKFEEIIQGQIFYARSLIAQRSWNKLDTFLHSIDSHEVASILESLHATDKILVFRLLSEHTATDAFMHLDGDEQEKLLFTFTDVEASSVLVSMDPDDRTRLLGDLPPTVVTELLKLLPIQERKIANTLLNYPEYSAGRIMTPEFVALNPESSAIEALTLIKTQSAQKETIYTSYIVDIEGVLIGSVTLEELILAPDKKRLKDFMKESPVISSTQTDQEEIANLMNYYDLMVLPITDKHHRLVGIITHDDVIDIIHNEATEDFHRFTGINPNEVSYLSGSLFSLIVNRSGWVLVLLLIAGFSQDLILHYGDLLKDYWIDLSLFFTVLVGVGGNIGSQSSILVIRGIATGEIANNNTLRLITRASICGLVMGILLATVLLLRIRVFQTGDSVQWIAAIAMVFIVFVANLLGAVLPLILKHLKIDPAIVSAPLISTLMDIGGLIVYLEIAKHLLKY from the coding sequence ATGTCAGATAAAAAACATATTATCTATGATGAGACTTATAATGTTATTGATAAGTTTGAAGAAATTATTCAAGGACAAATTTTCTACGCACGAAGCTTAATTGCTCAGAGATCATGGAATAAACTAGATACTTTTTTACACTCTATAGACTCTCATGAGGTTGCTAGTATTCTTGAATCCCTGCATGCTACTGATAAAATATTAGTTTTTCGTCTTTTATCTGAACACACAGCTACAGATGCATTTATGCATTTGGATGGAGATGAACAAGAAAAATTACTCTTTACCTTTACTGATGTTGAAGCAAGTTCTGTATTAGTATCAATGGATCCTGATGACAGAACAAGACTTTTAGGAGACCTACCTCCAACGGTAGTAACAGAGTTGCTAAAATTACTACCAATACAAGAAAGAAAAATAGCTAATACATTACTAAATTATCCTGAATATTCTGCAGGTCGTATTATGACTCCTGAGTTTGTTGCTTTGAATCCAGAATCATCAGCAATAGAAGCGCTAACACTTATAAAAACACAATCTGCTCAAAAAGAAACAATTTATACTTCTTATATTGTAGATATAGAAGGGGTGTTAATTGGTTCTGTAACTTTAGAAGAGTTGATTCTTGCGCCAGATAAAAAAAGATTAAAAGATTTTATGAAAGAATCTCCTGTAATTTCTTCGACACAAACAGATCAAGAGGAAATAGCTAATCTTATGAATTACTATGATTTAATGGTTCTCCCTATTACAGATAAACATCATCGATTGGTTGGTATCATTACCCATGATGATGTTATTGATATTATTCATAATGAAGCTACAGAAGATTTCCATCGTTTCACAGGTATTAATCCTAATGAAGTAAGCTATTTATCTGGATCTTTGTTTTCATTAATTGTTAATAGATCTGGTTGGGTGCTAGTATTACTATTGATAGCAGGTTTTTCACAGGATTTGATTCTTCATTATGGAGATCTTCTAAAAGATTACTGGATAGACCTTTCTTTATTTTTTACAGTATTAGTGGGAGTTGGTGGTAATATTGGGAGTCAATCATCAATTTTGGTGATCAGGGGAATTGCTACAGGAGAAATTGCTAATAATAACACACTACGATTAATAACAAGAGCGTCAATTTGTGGTTTGGTGATGGGAATCTTATTAGCAACAGTATTATTATTAAGAATCAGAGTTTTTCAAACAGGGGATTCTGTACAATGGATTGCTGCTATTGCTATGGTGTTCATTGTTTTTGTAGCTAATTTGTTAGGAGCGGTGCTGCCTCTTATTTTAAAACATTTGAAAATAGATCCAGCTATTGTTTCAGCACCATTGATTTCCACTTTGATGGATATAGGTGGTTTGATCGTATATTTAGAAATCGCAAAACATCTATTAAAATATTAA
- the mraY gene encoding phospho-N-acetylmuramoyl-pentapeptide-transferase: MLFHWLSEDINLFRYLTFRNIGAALTAFIFVLWIGPFVINKLKEMRFGQQIRNEGPSSHLVKTGTPTMGGILIWIVAIVSTLLWASWNSFVLITCLSVILFGIIGFIDDYAKIKQKNTKGLSTKGKFLLQSIFAFIILILIYFIPQYHQKSEKIRLEIVDRYSELVASTNVVLTQDWEWAVSYPSSIEKGYYTLIGRQYNPETGKNRNEKYFEIPSLINSKIDKQIFSSRIVQDDGFKVISDIIKNSTDKENIVYKESHKSVTNIYKARLFSAFFVPMYTEVVWYWPLGVVFLFFIFIIVGVSNATNLSDGLDGLATGMGISFYMPFGVFAYLMGNAVLSSYLFYPYIEGAGELTIFIAASIGAFAGFLWYNVHPAEIFMGDTGSLPMGAAIATVAIMLKQEMLLVVAGFMFVLETVSVILQVFCFKKFKKRIFKMAPIHHHFELIGWKENQVVVRFWIMGTFCAMLALATIKIR, translated from the coding sequence ATGTTATTTCATTGGTTATCAGAGGATATTAATCTTTTTCGTTACCTTACCTTTAGAAATATAGGAGCGGCACTTACTGCTTTTATATTTGTACTCTGGATAGGGCCTTTTGTTATAAACAAATTAAAAGAAATGAGATTTGGACAACAAATTCGAAATGAAGGTCCTTCTAGTCATTTAGTTAAAACGGGTACGCCTACAATGGGTGGTATTTTGATTTGGATTGTAGCAATTGTTTCAACACTATTATGGGCATCTTGGAATAGCTTTGTGTTGATTACCTGTCTATCTGTTATATTATTTGGAATAATTGGATTTATAGATGATTATGCAAAAATCAAACAAAAAAATACTAAAGGATTATCTACAAAAGGTAAATTTTTGCTACAATCAATCTTTGCATTTATTATTTTGATATTGATTTATTTCATCCCCCAATATCATCAAAAGTCAGAAAAAATCAGGCTTGAGATTGTTGACAGATATTCTGAATTAGTAGCGTCTACGAATGTAGTTTTGACCCAAGATTGGGAATGGGCAGTAAGTTATCCCTCAAGTATTGAAAAAGGTTATTATACACTTATAGGTCGTCAATACAATCCTGAAACAGGTAAAAATAGGAATGAAAAATATTTTGAGATACCATCTCTTATAAATAGTAAAATAGATAAACAAATATTTTCATCTCGTATAGTACAAGATGATGGTTTCAAAGTCATTTCTGATATTATTAAAAATTCTACAGATAAAGAAAATATAGTGTATAAAGAATCTCACAAATCTGTTACTAATATTTATAAAGCTAGATTGTTTAGTGCTTTTTTTGTACCTATGTATACAGAGGTTGTTTGGTATTGGCCTTTGGGAGTAGTTTTTTTATTTTTTATTTTTATTATTGTTGGTGTTTCTAATGCAACTAATTTGTCTGATGGATTAGATGGATTAGCAACAGGAATGGGAATTTCATTTTATATGCCTTTTGGTGTGTTTGCTTATTTAATGGGTAATGCTGTATTATCTAGTTATTTATTTTATCCTTATATTGAAGGGGCGGGTGAATTGACAATTTTTATTGCAGCAAGTATAGGTGCTTTTGCAGGTTTCTTGTGGTATAATGTTCATCCTGCTGAAATATTTATGGGTGATACTGGATCACTTCCTATGGGAGCCGCTATTGCTACGGTAGCTATTATGCTCAAACAAGAAATGTTATTAGTTGTTGCTGGTTTTATGTTTGTATTAGAAACAGTCTCTGTAATTTTACAAGTTTTTTGTTTCAAAAAATTTAAAAAACGAATTTTTAAGATGGCACCAATTCATCATCATTTTGAGTTAATTGGATGGAAAGAAAATCAAGTTGTTGTTCGTTTTTGGATTATGGGAACATTTTGTGCTATGTTAGCATTAGCTACTATAAAGATCCGTTAA